The following nucleotide sequence is from Nitratidesulfovibrio termitidis HI1.
CGTCCATGGCCTTGCGCGCGAAGCCCACGGAATCGTCGTACAGCGCGCGGGCCTGGGGCATTTCTTCCGCCAGGGGCACGGTGGGCGCCAGCGGGTCCTCGTCGCCGAGATCGCGCGCCAGTTCGGCGGAAATGGCTTCTTCGTCGCTCAGGCCGTCGGTGCCGTCGCCCCCCAGCGAACGGCGCGTATCCACGAAGACTTCCATGAAGCCTTCGCGCTGGATGCGCAGCACGTCGCCCTCGGAGCCGACGACCCCCACCTGGCTGTACAGGTATGGATTCTCGAGCCAGGACAGGCCCATGTCCACCACGTACATGCCGGGTTTGAGATCCCGCGTGGAGATCTTCTTGAGCACCGGTGCCTCCTCCCCTCCCCTTGCTGCCGCCGGTGCGGCGACCCCTTGCATCTACGTATCTTCGCTGCAAAAAACAACTACTCACATGGCGTTGCGGCATCGAAGGACCGCACGAATGAAGGGCCACCGCGACATCCTTCGATGCAATGCAGGTTCACCCCCATGTGGCGTTACTCCCTTCCTGCGGTTCTGGGGGTATCACCGCCTTGCCCAGGACCGTCGCACCTGCCATACTGGAATACTCACTCCAGACCACCGGACGGGCCGCCGATGCGCCACCGTCCATAGCCCACCGGACGGGTCGCCAATGCGGCGCCGTCCATAGCTCACAGGACGGGCCGCCAATGCGGCGCCGTTCATAGATCACCGGACGGGTCGCCAATGCGGCGCCGTCCTGGCTCAACGCGCACGCGGGGCGGAGCCCGCACCCATGCAGGCCCAGAACCCCTCGCAGCAGCCCACCATCTTCATCGCCCGGCAGCCCATCTTCGATGCCGCTGGCGCGCTGTGGGGGCACGAACTGCTGTTTCGCGACAGCCCCAGCGGCCCCGCGCGCATCGACGATCCGGACGCGGCCACCGCCTCGGTCATTGCCGACGGCTACGCCATCGCCAGCGAGACCATCCCCGGCGTCACCCCCTTCCTGATCAACTTTCCCGAGGGGTTGCTGCTGTCCGGCGCGGCGGAAGTGCTGCCGCCGGACCGGTGCATCCCCGAAATCCTCGAAACGGTGCAGCCCACGCCCGAACTGGTGGAGGCACTGCATGCCCTGAAGCGGGCGGGCTACCGGCTGGCCGTGGACGACTTCGTGGGGCAGGATCAGGCCCTGCCGCTGCTGGGGCTGGCGGACATCATCAAGGTGGACGTGCTGGGCGTGCCCCCGGCGGAACTGCCCGCGCTCACGGCCACCATGCGCAAGCGCCATCACGCCGTGCTGCTGGCGGAAAAGGTGGAAAACGCGGCCATGTTCGGCCAGTGCCGCATGTTGGGGTACACCCTGTTCCAGGGCTACCACTTCGCCAGACCGGTCATCGTGCCGGGGCGCACCCTGTCATCCGCCCAGACCTCGCGCCTGCACCTGATGCAGTCGCTGACCGGAGAGGCGGACCCGCACAAGCTGGTACGCGCCGTGACCGTGGACCCCGGCCTGACCTACCGCCTGCTGCGGTACATCAATTCCGCGTGGTTCGCCCTGTTGAAGGAAGTGACCTCCATCCAGCACGCGGCATCGTTGCTGGGCTTCGAGACGCTGCGCAAGTGGCTGCTGGTGATCACCCTGGCCGACACGGCGGGCAGCGCCGCTCCGGCAGAGGCCATGCGGCTGGCCGTGACCCGCGCGCGCTTTCTGGAACTGCTGTGCGGCCTCACGCGCACCTGCTCCCATGCGCCGGAATCCATGTTCCTTCTGGGGCTGCTGTCGCAACTGGATGCGCTGCTGGGCATTCCCATGTCCGTCCTGCTGGCCCACCTGCCACTGGATGCGGACTTTCGCGCCGCCCTTTCCGGCGAGCCTTCGCCCATGCACGACGAACTGCACCTGGCCGTGCTGCTGGAGCGCGGCGCCTGGGATGAGGCCCTGCCGCTGATGGCCAGGCTGGGCTTTTCACCCGTGGACGTGGCCCGCAGCAGTGTGGATGCCCAGGTGTGGGCCAGCCGGATTTTGAGCTAGCGGAAAACGGCACCAGGCCGGTTCGTGGCACGCACGGGCGCGCAGGAAAGCAAGAGAAGCAAAAAGGGCACACCACCGGTGTGCCCTTGTGCATTCAATACCTTTGCAAGACGGTGCGTTGGCCCCAGCCGCTCCAAAAGGGCCTGTTTACCCTATGAGGATTTTTGTCCTCTGCCAAGGAAGAACGGTTTTTTATGGAGGGAGTATGCGTCAGCCGTTATGCGAGCTTGTGAGCATTACGGATGGCGACCGCAGCGCGCTCTTATCGTATTCGACCGGAATAAAAAATCATTCTGACCGCTCTGCGCTCGATGCCCGTATCGCTGCTGTCCCCATCCGTACGGCTCGAATACTCGCCTACGGCTGGGGCAAAGCTCGCAGGCTCGCTTAACGGGCACGCTCCGCGCCCTTCGGGTCGGTCAGGCAGAGGGCAAAAAGACCATAGGGTAACAGGCCCTACCCGTCGGCCATACGCATGTCGGTCACCCGCCTGGACTTGCCGAACGAACGCGGCAGCACGCCGGGGTCCACCACCTGCACGGCCACGCGGGCCATCAGCTTCTTGTGCAGGCGGTCGCCCACTTCGCGCGTGAGGCCCGCGTCGCTGTCCGCCGTAGCCCCTTCCTGTCGTTCCACCTGCAGCAACATGGCGTCCCGGCCATCGGTGCGGCTGAGCTGGATGTGGTACTCGGACCCCAGCACCGGAAACTCGTGCAGCACGTCGGCAATCTGGCCGGGGTAGATGTTCACCCCGCGGAAGATGATCATGTCGTCCGAGCGGCCCAGGATGTGGTCATGCCGGGGGATGCACCGCCCGCACGAACACTGGCCGGGCAGCATGCGGGTCAGGTCGCGGGTGCGGTAGCGGACCAGCGGCGAGGCTTCCTTGCGCAGCGAGGTGACCACCATCTCGCCCACCTCTCCGGGGGCCACCGGTTGCAGGGTGGCCGGGTCCAGAACCTCGATGATGAACAGGTCGGCCCAGTAGTGCAGGCCCTCGCGCGCGTCGCATTCCAGCCCGGTGCCGGGGCCGTACATTTCGGTCATGCCCGCGATGTCGTAGCTGCCCGTCAGGCCCAGCTTCTGCTCGAAGGCGGCGCGCATGCGCGGGCTGTGCGTTTCTGCGCCAAAGATCACCTTGCGCAGCTTCACCTTGTCCAGCAGTCCGTTGCGCTCCACTTCCTCGGCCATCAGCAGGGCCATGGAGGCCGTGGACCCCAGGCAGGTCACGCCCATGTCCACCAGCAACTGCAACTGCATCTCCAGGTTGCCCGGCCCCACCGGCACGGTGAGCGCGCCGAACTTCTCGGACCCCAGCTGGAACCCGGCCCCCGCCGTCCACAGGCCGTAGCCCACGGCGATCTGCACGCGGTCTTCGCGGGTCAGGCCCGCCAGTTCGTAGCAGCGGGCCATTTGCAGGGCAAAGGTATCCACGTCGTTCTGGGTGTAGGCCAGGATCTTGCGCTTGCCCGTGGTGCCCGACGAGGCATGGATGCGCACCACGTCGCTTTCCGGCACGGACAGCAGCGGCAGGGGGTACCCCTCGCGCAGGTCTTCCACGCTGGCGGTGGGCAGGCGCACGATGTCGTCCAGGGTGCGGATGTCGTCGGGGTGCACGCCCGCCGCGTCGAACTTGGCCTTGTAGGCCGGGCTGTTGGCGTAGGCGTGGCGCACGGTCCAGCGCAGGCCCTCGGTCTGCACGCGATGCAGGGTTTCGGGGTCGAGGTGGGGCAGAAAGCGTTGCTGCGACATGGAAGCGGACTCCTGGGACAGCGGAATATGTAAGTGCGGCATGAAAGCGGGACTCGATCGAATGGGGCCGGGCAGCGCGGCGGGCCAGCCCCGGAGCGGGCACCAAACGGGCGCGCGGCTTGTGCGGCGGCGCAAAAGCCTGTATCTGAGGCCCACGCGACGCACCGGCCAGCCCCCCTTGCGCGGGGGCATCGGCAACCCACCGGAAAGCAGCCGGTGCTTTGCCGCAAGCTGCGCCCCGACGGGGAATTACCGGACATGGCGGGCACGGCGGCCTGTGCACATCATCAGCACGGATGGTGGTCACAGCCGGTTGCCACGGCCAGTCGTCACGGCCAGTCAGTTTGGCACCGGAAGGCTGATCGCGCGGCGCCCGCATATTGTATACAATCCGGGGCGCCCCAGAGAGCTACCACGAATCCTCGCGGGGGAAAACCCCGGCCAGCAGCCGCGCGGCCCCCGCATCATCACCCCTTGCCGCATCAGGAGGCCCACCGTGCGGATACTCATCGTCGGATCCGGCGGGCGTGAACACGCCCTGGCCTGGAAGCTGCGCCAGAGCCCCCTCGTCAAGGACATCTTCATCGCGCCCGGCAACGGCGGCACCGCCCTTGAAGGCACCAACGTGCCCATTTCCGATGGCGACCTGCCCGCGCTGGTGCGCTTTGCGCTGGACGAAAAGATCGACCTCGTGGTGCCCGGCCCGGAACTGCCGCTGGTGCTGGGCATCAAGGACGCCATGGTCACGGCGGGCGTGCCCTGCTTCGGCCCCGACGCCTACGGCGCGCAACTGGAAGGCAGCAAGGCCTTCGCCAAGGAAATCATGCGCGCGGCGGGCGTGCCCACCGCCGCCTTTGGCGTGTTCGACGATGCCGATGCGGCCCGCGCCTACATCCGCCAGAACGGCGCGCCCGTGGTGGTCAAGGCCGACGGCCTTGCCGCGGGCAAGGGCGTGGTGGTGGCCCGCACCGTGGACGAGGCGCTGCAAGCCGTGGACGACATGATGGTCAAGCGCGCCTTTGGCGACGCCGGCGCCCGCGTGGTGGTGGAAAGCGCGCTGGCGGGCGAGGAAGCTTCCTTCCTGTGCCTGTGCGACGGCGAAACGGTCATCCCCCTGCCCTCGGCGCAGGACCACAAGGCCGTGTTCGACAACGACCAAGGCCCCAACACCGGCGGCATGGGCGCCTACAGCCCCGCCCCGGTGCTGCCCGAATCGCGCTACGGGGAAATGATCGACCTCGTGATCCGCCCCGTGCTGCGCGAACTGATCAAGCGCGGCCACCCCTTCACCGGGGTGCTGTACGCGGGCCTGATGATGACCGCCGATGGCCCCATGGTGCTGGAATTCAACACCCGCTTCGGCGACCCGGAATGCCAGCCGCTGCTGATGCGCCTGGACGGCGACCTTGCCGCCATCATGGTGGCGGGCGCGCAGGGCCGCCTGCACGAAACCACCCTGCCCCTGAAGCGCGAAACCGCGCTGGGCGTGGTCATGGCGGCCAAGGGCTACCCCGGCAGCTACGCCAAGGGCATGACCATTTCCGGCATCGGCGATGCCGAGGCGCTGGGCCCGGTCAAGGTGTTTCAGGCGGGCACCGAGCAGCGCGACGGCGCTTCCGTGTCGCGCGGCGGGCGCGTGCTGTGCGTCACCGCCCTTGGCGACACCCTGGCCGACGCACAGGCGCTGGCGTACAAGGCCGTGGCAAAGGTGTGCATGGACAACGCCCACTACCGCAGCGACATCGGCGCCAAGGGCCTGAAGCGCGGGGGCTAGCCCCGCACATGGGGAAAGGCGGCGGCGACAGGCTGCCGCTTGGCCCTTGCCGAGCGAACACGGTCCCGCCGGGCCCCAATCAATCCGGCCTGCACCGCACATGACGTTTCCGGCACCGCCCGCGCTTCCGCTACGCCGTCCGGCGATTGCCTGCCCGGTCTGAACCGGCGCACAGCGACACACGGCGGCACGCAACGCGGGCTTACCGAACTCTTATCGACAACAGGAGACCCGTCATGACCAAAGTTGCCGTTTTCATGGGCTCCGCCTCGGACGAGGACACCGTACGCCCGTGCACCGAAGTGCTCGACAGCCTGGGCATTTCCTACCTGTTCACCGTCAGCTCCGCCCACCGCACCCCGGAACGCACGGAACGGCTGGTGACCGAACTGGAAGCCGAAGGCTGCCAGGTGTTCATCTGCGCGGCGGGCATGGCCGCCCACCTGGCCGGGGCC
It contains:
- a CDS encoding EAL and HDOD domain-containing protein encodes the protein MQAQNPSQQPTIFIARQPIFDAAGALWGHELLFRDSPSGPARIDDPDAATASVIADGYAIASETIPGVTPFLINFPEGLLLSGAAEVLPPDRCIPEILETVQPTPELVEALHALKRAGYRLAVDDFVGQDQALPLLGLADIIKVDVLGVPPAELPALTATMRKRHHAVLLAEKVENAAMFGQCRMLGYTLFQGYHFARPVIVPGRTLSSAQTSRLHLMQSLTGEADPHKLVRAVTVDPGLTYRLLRYINSAWFALLKEVTSIQHAASLLGFETLRKWLLVITLADTAGSAAPAEAMRLAVTRARFLELLCGLTRTCSHAPESMFLLGLLSQLDALLGIPMSVLLAHLPLDADFRAALSGEPSPMHDELHLAVLLERGAWDEALPLMARLGFSPVDVARSSVDAQVWASRILS
- a CDS encoding phenylacetate--CoA ligase is translated as MSQQRFLPHLDPETLHRVQTEGLRWTVRHAYANSPAYKAKFDAAGVHPDDIRTLDDIVRLPTASVEDLREGYPLPLLSVPESDVVRIHASSGTTGKRKILAYTQNDVDTFALQMARCYELAGLTREDRVQIAVGYGLWTAGAGFQLGSEKFGALTVPVGPGNLEMQLQLLVDMGVTCLGSTASMALLMAEEVERNGLLDKVKLRKVIFGAETHSPRMRAAFEQKLGLTGSYDIAGMTEMYGPGTGLECDAREGLHYWADLFIIEVLDPATLQPVAPGEVGEMVVTSLRKEASPLVRYRTRDLTRMLPGQCSCGRCIPRHDHILGRSDDMIIFRGVNIYPGQIADVLHEFPVLGSEYHIQLSRTDGRDAMLLQVERQEGATADSDAGLTREVGDRLHKKLMARVAVQVVDPGVLPRSFGKSRRVTDMRMADG
- the purD gene encoding phosphoribosylamine--glycine ligase, whose product is MRILIVGSGGREHALAWKLRQSPLVKDIFIAPGNGGTALEGTNVPISDGDLPALVRFALDEKIDLVVPGPELPLVLGIKDAMVTAGVPCFGPDAYGAQLEGSKAFAKEIMRAAGVPTAAFGVFDDADAARAYIRQNGAPVVVKADGLAAGKGVVVARTVDEALQAVDDMMVKRAFGDAGARVVVESALAGEEASFLCLCDGETVIPLPSAQDHKAVFDNDQGPNTGGMGAYSPAPVLPESRYGEMIDLVIRPVLRELIKRGHPFTGVLYAGLMMTADGPMVLEFNTRFGDPECQPLLMRLDGDLAAIMVAGAQGRLHETTLPLKRETALGVVMAAKGYPGSYAKGMTISGIGDAEALGPVKVFQAGTEQRDGASVSRGGRVLCVTALGDTLADAQALAYKAVAKVCMDNAHYRSDIGAKGLKRGG